The window GCTCATCACTTTTTTATAGTCCAGATCACGATGCTGGTAAGCAGAATTCCACCTGCCGCTAAACCGGTAACCATGGTCATTTTTCGTTTACTGTTTTGGGCTCGCTGACCTGCCACAAAGGAGTCCGACAAATTCCCGTACCTGTTCAGTTGATCAACAGCCGGTTTTCCCAGCTCATCAATCATTTTTGCATAGCGTTGAAGCTTGTGGTTTTCGGTGTGTGAATAAGAGATCACTTCCGATCGCACTCCCTGCTGCATCAAATAATTTCGCAGACCGCTACGTAGCTGGCGCTGGTCTTTATCTCCGGCTGCAAATAGTTGTGAAAGGGTATTCTTTACGCTGATCCCGGTACTTACCGTGGAAGCGATAGCCGCTGCCGTAGTTATCGGTTCAAAGCCAAGTCCATCCGGCAGGCGGTTGGGAATGTGCCGGGATTTTTTAATCAGCCGTTCATCAAACGAATATCCCGGATATTTTAGAACAGTAGTATCGAATGACTTCCATCCGGCCGGTGACCGGTACACAGCATAGATATGATCAAAATGGTTGCCGGTTCGTGATACAATTCGGAATCCGGTTTGAATGCCAAGGCTTTGAAGGAGGGAGGCTCCCAGAATCGCATGATCATCACAATCACCGGCTTTTTGGCGAATGGTGACATCCGGCGATTGAATTCGCTCAATATTCCAGGGATCACGTACATAGTTAATGTTACGAACCATCCATTTATAGATAGCCTCGGCAATCAGATCATCGTTGCGGAGATCGGGCTGGCCGGTTGCTGAATGCTTTCGCACGGAACGGGTGATGTTAAGTGCAAGACTGCGAACCCGTTCATCCCCGGTGTACTTTGCAACCAGATCCGTGGCCGCCTGCATCACGCCATCAATTCCCGGATAGCGGGTCTTTTTCACAGAAAGAGGTGCTGTGGCACTTCCCGAGGAAGATGCCACAGACCGTGCCCTAACAGTACGCTGTCGGGGTGCTGGTAATAGCGTTGATGATATATCGCTGAATCCACTCTGCATTAACCGATTGCCTTCCGGGTTAGCACTGAAACCGTATGATGTGGATTGTGCTGAAGTGAGTGTTGGAGCCTGTCTGCAACCGTTTTGGAAAGTTCACCAGTGGAGATGAATACGCCAACAAACCGTCCTCCACGGGTAATGGCAGTCATTCCGAGGGAGTCTGTTTCGCTGTAAATGCCATCGCGAAACCGGGTAATTGTTTTGATAGCTACGTTGCTCATGCTATGCCGGTTGTGGATTCATGTTTCGGCTGTTCACGCTGATCTTTTGAAGCTCAGCGACAACCTGGATCAACAGGGTGGTCAGCTCAGGTTCGATTTTTTTGGACAGACCTGTATACCAGAGTAAAAGTTTGGTAGCAGACTCAGCCGGGATGTTGGCGTATTT of the Rhodohalobacter mucosus genome contains:
- a CDS encoding transglutaminase-like domain-containing protein, translating into MKKTRYPGIDGVMQAATDLVAKYTGDERVRSLALNITRSVRKHSATGQPDLRNDDLIAEAIYKWMVRNINYVRDPWNIERIQSPDVTIRQKAGDCDDHAILGASLLQSLGIQTGFRIVSRTGNHFDHIYAVYRSPAGWKSFDTTVLKYPGYSFDERLIKKSRHIPNRLPDGLGFEPITTAAAIASTVSTGISVKNTLSQLFAAGDKDQRQLRSGLRNYLMQQGVRSEVISYSHTENHKLQRYAKMIDELGKPAVDQLNRYGNLSDSFVAGQRAQNSKRKMTMVTGLAAGGILLTSIVIWTIKK